In Anaerostipes hadrus ATCC 29173 = JCM 17467, a single genomic region encodes these proteins:
- a CDS encoding DJ-1 family glyoxalase III, producing the protein MGKVFVFLADGFEEIEGLTVVDMLRRAEIPTVTVSIGSSRNIIGAHRIEVEADIMFHEVLEAEGAMYVLPGGMPGTLHLKDHEGLGKLLQKAYKNEKYLAAICAAPTVFEKYGFLEGRKATSYPAMEEELKSADYQTDKVVVDGKIITSRGMGTAIDFAAKLVEIIKGTKEKDELLKSIVYGE; encoded by the coding sequence ATGGGAAAAGTTTTTGTATTTTTAGCAGATGGATTTGAAGAAATCGAAGGTTTAACTGTAGTTGATATGCTGCGACGTGCGGAGATTCCAACAGTTACAGTCTCTATCGGAAGTTCCAGAAATATCATTGGTGCACATCGTATTGAAGTAGAAGCAGATATCATGTTTCATGAAGTATTAGAAGCGGAGGGAGCAATGTATGTACTTCCAGGAGGAATGCCAGGAACGCTTCATCTAAAAGATCATGAAGGACTTGGAAAATTACTTCAGAAGGCGTATAAGAACGAGAAGTATCTTGCAGCCATCTGTGCAGCACCAACAGTATTTGAAAAATACGGATTTCTAGAAGGAAGAAAGGCAACTTCATATCCAGCGATGGAAGAAGAATTAAAATCCGCAGATTACCAGACAGATAAAGTTGTAGTAGATGGAAAAATCATTACAAGTCGTGGAATGGGAACAGCGATTGATTTTGCAGCCAAATTAGTAGAAATCATCAAAGGAACAAAAGAGAAGGACGAATTACTGAAAAGTATTGTATACGGAGAATAA
- a CDS encoding diacylglycerol/lipid kinase family protein yields the protein MKGLFIINPSSGKQNIDSMLREIMATLILDQICSHVDVFYTKGKDDAKNRAAELKPGDYDFIVSVGGDGTLNEVTNGLILSESNIPMAIISAGTVNDFATYMKLPQTADGFCQMIKDFQTKKVDVGRVNNEYFINVLAAGMLTDIAYKVPKDKKAVLGKMAYYLEGVKEFPKQLSQNMTLTFNSKEYSGTEDIMLFLVANSKSVGGFADAAPLASVSDGYLDVMIIKKMALLTEAPDLIFKLFQGEHPKHPSIEYFQTKELSVLPTEQTAGIAIDYDGEILEEGLPVDISIVPEALNLIILRTTN from the coding sequence ATGAAAGGTTTATTTATTATCAACCCATCATCCGGTAAACAAAATATTGATTCTATGTTACGAGAGATCATGGCAACATTGATCCTTGATCAAATTTGTTCCCATGTTGATGTTTTTTACACAAAAGGCAAGGATGATGCGAAAAATCGTGCTGCCGAATTAAAACCAGGAGATTATGATTTTATTGTATCTGTTGGTGGTGACGGTACATTAAATGAAGTTACGAACGGTCTGATTTTAAGTGAAAGTAATATTCCTATGGCAATCATTTCCGCTGGAACAGTCAATGATTTTGCTACATATATGAAACTTCCTCAGACTGCGGATGGTTTCTGTCAGATGATCAAAGACTTCCAGACAAAGAAGGTTGATGTTGGACGTGTCAATAACGAATACTTCATCAATGTTCTGGCTGCAGGTATGTTAACAGATATCGCTTACAAAGTTCCAAAAGATAAGAAAGCCGTTCTTGGTAAGATGGCCTATTATCTGGAAGGTGTAAAAGAATTTCCAAAACAGCTTTCACAAAATATGACTTTAACATTTAACAGTAAGGAGTATTCTGGAACTGAAGATATCATGTTGTTCTTGGTCGCAAACTCAAAGAGTGTCGGAGGTTTTGCAGACGCGGCCCCTCTTGCATCTGTTTCTGACGGATATTTAGATGTTATGATCATCAAGAAAATGGCACTTCTTACAGAAGCACCAGATCTAATCTTTAAATTATTCCAGGGAGAACATCCAAAGCATCCTTCTATCGAATATTTCCAGACGAAGGAATTATCTGTTCTTCCAACAGAACAAACTGCCGGGATCGCCATCGATTATGATGGTGAAATATTAGAAGAAGGACTCCCAGTCGATATCTCTATCGTACCAGAAGCCCTTAATCTGATCATTTTACGTACAACTAATTAA